A region of Ochotona princeps isolate mOchPri1 chromosome 2, mOchPri1.hap1, whole genome shotgun sequence DNA encodes the following proteins:
- the WNT4 gene encoding protein Wnt-4, which produces MSPRSCLRSLRLLVFAVFSAAASNWLYLAKLSSVGSISEEETCEKLKGLIQRQVQMCKRNLEVMDSVRRGAQLAIEECQYQFRNRRWNCSTLDSLPVFGKVVTQGTREAAFVYAVSSAGVAFAVTRACSSGELEKCGCDRTVHGVSPQGFQWSGCSDNIAYGVAFSQSFVDVRERSKGASSSRALMNLHNNEAGRKAILSHMRVECKCHGVSGSCEVKTCWRAVPPFRQVGHALKEKFDGATEVEPRRVGSSRALVPRNAQFKPHTDEDLVYLEPSPDFCEQDIRSGVLGTRGRTCNKTSKAIDGCELLCCGRGFHTAQVELAERCSCKFHWCCFVKCRQCQRLVELHTCR; this is translated from the exons GTACCTGGCCAAGCTATCGTCAGTGGGGAGCATCTCCGAGGAGGAGACGTGCGAGAAGCTCAAGGGCCTGATCCAGCGGCAAGTGCAGATGTGCAAGCGGAACCTGGAGGTGATGGACTCGGTGCGCCGCGGCGCCCAGCTGGCCATCGAGGAGTGCCAGTACCAGTTCCGGAACCGGCGCTGGAACTGCTCCACGCTGGACTCGCTGCCAGTCTTCGGCAAGGTGGTGACGCAAG GGACTCGGGAGGCAGCCTTTGTGTACGCTGTCTCCTCAGCAGGTGTGGCCTTTGCGGTGACACGGGCTTGCAGCAGTGGGGAGCTGGAGAAATGCGGCTGCGACCGCACAGTGCATGGGGTCAGCCCGCAGG GCTTCCAGTGGTCAGGATGTTCGGACAACATCGCCTACGGCGTGGCCTTCTCACAGTCCTTTGTGGACGTGCGGGAGAGGAGCAAGGGCGCCTCGTCCAGCCGGGCCCTCATGAACCTCCACAACAACGAGGCTGGGAGAAAG GCCATCTTGTCACACATGCGCGTGGAGTGCAAGTGCCACGGGGTGTCGGGCTCCTGTGAGGTGAAGACTTGCTGGCGGGCGGTACCACCTTTTCGCCAGGTGGGCCACGCACTGAAGGAGAAGTTTGACGGTGCCACCGAGGTGGAGCCGCGTCGGGTGGGCTCGTCCAGGGCTCTGGTGCCACGCAATGCACAGTTCAAGCCGCACACGGACGAGGATCTGGTGTACCTGGAGCCCAGCCCAGACTTCTGCGAGCAGGACATACGCAGCGGCGTGCTGGGCACGAGAGGCCGCACCTGTAACAAGACGTCCAAGGCCATTGATGGCTGTGAGCTGCTGTGCTGTGGCCGCGGCTTCCACACGGCCCAGGTCGAGCTGGCTGAACGCTGCAGCTGCAAATTCCACTGGTGCTGCTTTGTCAAGTGCCGGCAGTGCCAGCGCCTGGTGGAACTGCACACGTGCCGGTGA